Part of the Microbacterium immunditiarum genome is shown below.
GGTGAGCACGTCGGCGTGGTGGACGATCCGGTCGATCATCGCGGCGGCGACGGCCTGGTCGCCGAACACCCCGCCCCAGCCGGAAAACGGCAGGTTCGAGGTCAGGATCAGCGAGGCGTGTTCGTAGCGGCTCGAGACGAGCTGGAAGAACAGGTTGGCGGCGTCCTGTTCGAACGGGAGGTATCCGACCTCGTCGACGATGATCAGCCCGTAGCGGCGCAGGCGGGTGAGCTCGCGGGGCAGGCTGCCTTGCCGGTGGGCGTCGGTGAGGCGGGTGACCCAGTCGGTCGCGGTGGCGAACAGCACTCGGTGACCGTGCCGGGCGGCGACGATCCCGAGCGCGGTCGCGAGGTGCGTCTTCCCGGTTCCCGGTGGGCCGAGCAGGACCACGTTCTGCGCTTCCAGGAGGAACCCGCCGGAGGCGAGAGCTGCGACCTGCTGGCGGGCGGTGGGTTGGGCGTCCCAGTCGAAGTCCTCGAGCGTCTTTCGTGCCGGGAACCCGGCCGCCTTGATCCGCAGTTCTGCGCCGGACGCATTCCGCGCTGACACCTCCCTCTCTAGGACGGCGGCGAGGTAGTCCTCGAACGACCAGCCCGCGTCGCGGGCCTGGTCGGCCATCCGGGCGGCGGCTTCAGTGATGCGGGGTGCTTTCAGCGCGCCGGCGAGGTAGGTGATCTGCTTGACCGACTCGGTGCTCTTCGCGGCCATCACGCGACCCCGCTGATTCCGAACGCGCGGTCGTAGTCGGCGAGATCTCGGGTGAGATCGTCGACGACGGGTTGTCGTGGTTGCTGGAACTGTTGTCGCAGCAGCTTCGCCGTCTCTCGGTGGGTCGGGTCGGTGACGACGGCGCCGCGGGCCCAGATTCGGCGGTGGTCGGCGAGGATCCGTCCGTCCAGCCGCACTCGGACCCGGTCGAGGTCGGCGGTGACGTCGACCATCCGGCCGATCGCTTGTGGGTCGACGGAGTAGTCGCTGGTGTCCAGACGCACGTAGTAATCCCGTCCCAGACGCACTCGTTCCCGCCAGCCCAGCTGCAGCGGGACCGGAGGCAGCGGCAGCATCCGAGACCGGTCGTGGTCGATCAGGTCGATCGGCCTGGCCTTGATCGTCCGCACCACCCGGGCGTTCGCGCGTTCGAGCCAATCGGTCAGTTGCGTGTTGAAGTCGGCCGGTGAGGTGAAGGTGCGGCCGGGCATGAACGAGCTCTCCATCCAGCCGTTGCGCCGCTCCACGATGCCCTTCGATTCGGGGTCGTAGGGCCGCAGCTGCACGACCTTGGTGGCGAGGGTGCCGGCGAACGCGGCGACACCTTGCGCGAGCCGACCCTTCTGCCCGATACCGGGTTCGTTGTCCCAGATCAGCCGGCGTGGCACCCGCCCCAGCTGTTGGATCAGCTCCCACGAGCCGAGCAGCAGGTCCTCGGTCTTTCGGGTCGGGATCATCCTGGCGGTGATGAACCGGGAGTGCGCTG
Proteins encoded:
- the istB gene encoding IS21-like element helper ATPase IstB, which encodes MAAKSTESVKQITYLAGALKAPRITEAAARMADQARDAGWSFEDYLAAVLEREVSARNASGAELRIKAAGFPARKTLEDFDWDAQPTARQQVAALASGGFLLEAQNVVLLGPPGTGKTHLATALGIVAARHGHRVLFATATDWVTRLTDAHRQGSLPRELTRLRRYGLIIVDEVGYLPFEQDAANLFFQLVSSRYEHASLILTSNLPFSGWGGVFGDQAVAAAMIDRIVHHADVLTLKGASYRLRGRGIDSLPSIKTQDPAD
- the istA gene encoding IS21 family transposase → MISLEDWALIRRLVADGVPQRQVARDLGIARDTVAAAVRSDRPPKYQRRPQATSFSPFEARVRALLAEHPSMPATVIAERVEWAGSITWFRENVRRLRPEHRPVDPADRLSWAAGDAAQCDLWFPPRKIPLEDGGSVLLPVLVIVAAHSRFITARMIPTRKTEDLLLGSWELIQQLGRVPRRLIWDNEPGIGQKGRLAQGVAAFAGTLATKVVQLRPYDPESKGIVERRNGWMESSFMPGRTFTSPADFNTQLTDWLERANARVVRTIKARPIDLIDHDRSRMLPLPPVPLQLGWRERVRLGRDYYVRLDTSDYSVDPQAIGRMVDVTADLDRVRVRLDGRILADHRRIWARGAVVTDPTHRETAKLLRQQFQQPRQPVVDDLTRDLADYDRAFGISGVA